The Megachile rotundata isolate GNS110a chromosome 11, iyMegRotu1, whole genome shotgun sequence genome includes a region encoding these proteins:
- the NFAT gene encoding nuclear factor of activated T cells 3 isoform X4, with the protein MFNEPNETADRSSSSTLTREICGSRWRQCNPLRIYVLVLDRTRFAITEDSWMLFSLLGNNAGERSSAVTGSVQRSTVASSNRAHSASRRINHQRQQQQQPPQQQQQQQQQQPQQPAQQQSQSQQPRIPVGSLRNPDEHGSRASSAQDVCDNSNDSGLGFEDRQQHLTNATAWNGAGEEDSKRRKMDIKLESEDANFAFPEVAHSASSDGKTTNRNSSNGIAVLATISGNRTGNGNSGRVVEVSRSRPGLGVLTKRSSATHQGPVTLTSQLCSASADGKVQLQIICQPEQQHRARYQTEGSRGAVKDRTGNGFPIVRLVGYDKPTTLQVFIGTDLGRVAPHMFYQACRVSGKNSTPCIERKIDGTIVIEVDMDPTKDMMVTCDCVGILKERNVDVEHRFPQEAGVLQGRSKKKSTRCRMVFRTTIAHPDGSTETLQVCSQPIVCTQPPGIPEICKKSLTSCPCTGGLELFILGKNFLKDTRVVFQLDNDDLSSSLEPHWECAVLPDKEFLQQTHLVCVVPAYRRQDLAPSETVSVKLYAVSSGKTSEPHTFLYTAASAPPEPSVGKIEPITPPLANTNGDTALATSPAAAVSLTTGVSSNTLITQAAAGTPNFLTTIQPQQSASQTTEALKSDPSPPPVTASSQVTPVLMWAAQSPNCQNSPPDVMMPPPAMVANPLLNRRSSSNLQLILPDNLKTEVLDENSENSMISENSMQSIPTPTANGSTGTSPLQQLVNENSRDTPQTNMIRSVPVAANSSPVQEAVNLLGVVDLMRNQHPLSMVSTHQNTFGGSPNGTLQGGGVVDLRMKHHQSEFGTLSNFTGPPNGQLPAQSGHSVEKYLNHIESNVKEAESQENGFVGAIQQRASIIATGRQPQQAQASNILAAPTQGVKLDTLVNSGTESHQLVSPLRTVNPNSSAMMSHVSAVTDHETITSPQQSRNSPPIPVKTMLLEALMPPQSVQPLTGSSGTTVSSPASVVQEPTNGDSLLTTINAALLPSMQEPVVTTNGTSNPSVTVPNHNQMQVTDETMSTAAEHIPQIQGLIQQEVVAMQQAQQVEQVVAQAQQQVEQVVAQAQQQAVQAVQQAQQQVVQHVVQHAQVVQQAVQQVQAVQQVQAVPAVQQAVQQATQEVVQQAVQQATQEVVQQVQAVQQAVQQAQAAQAMQQAVQQDIGSMLNQPAGFVAEASSALASGAAQEPSQQRLTTAAEQAINNVITNATQDIINNRPITTTTAHAIIATKNILNSVATQSAQLMNSAMEGILPKSPPGQNNIVEQVASKSPPVALPVTPNRQNVNPPITNTANSSTGTTVRKQEDGMLPQELTSMSEHDLLSYINPSCFDPQNGFLM; encoded by the exons GTAACAATGCTGGAGAAAGATCGTCCGCGGTAACAGGTTCGGTTCAAAGGAGCACCGTCGCGTCAAGTAACCGCGCGCATTCCGCCTCTAGGAGGATCAACCATCAAcgtcagcaacagcaacaaccaccgcaacagcaacagcaacagcaacagcaacagccacAGCAACCAGCACAACAACAGTCGCAATCACAGCAGCCTAGAATACCAGTGGGATCCTTAAGGAACCCGGATGAACACGGATCGAGAGCCAGCTCGGCACAGGACGTTTGCGATAACTCGAACGATTCTGGGCTCGGCTTTGAGGATCGTCAGCAACACCTCACGAACGCAACC GCTTGGAACGGCGCCGGCGAGGAAGACTCCAAGAGAAGAAAAATGGACATCAAGCTCGAGTCCGAGGATGCGAATTTCGCCTTCCCCGAAGTAGCACATTCGGCGAGTTCCGACGGTAAAACGACCAACAGAAATAGCTCGAATGGAATCGCCGTGTTGGCCACTATCTCCGGAAACAGGACAGGGAACGGAAACTCCGGAAGGGTCGTTGAAGTATCCAGATCTCGTCCGGGATTGGGCGTTCTCACGAAGAGGTCGTCGGCTACTCATCAAGGACCTGTCACCCTCACCTCTCAACTGT gTAGTGCTTCCGCAGATGGAAAGGTGCAATTGCAGATAATCTGTCAGCCCGAGCAGCAGCATCGGGCTCGTTACCAAACCGAAGGCTCTCGAGGAGCAGTGAAAGATCGAACCGGGAACGGGTTTCCCATCGTTCGTCTGGTCGGTTATGACAAACCGACCACTCTTCAAGTTTTCATCGGTACAGATCTGGGTCGTGTCGCACCTCACATGTTCTATCAAGCTTGTCGAGTAAGCGGTAAAAACTCGACGCCATGCATCGAGCGTAAAATCGACGGTACCATCGTGATCGAGGTGGACATGGATCCGACGAAGGATATGATGGTCACTTGCGATTGCGTCGGTATCTTGAAGGAACGTAACGTGGACGTAGAGCACAGATTTCCACAGGAAGCCGGTGTGCTACAGGGTCGCAGTAAAAAAAAGTCGACCCGTTGTCGCATGGTTTTCCGCACGACCATCGCTCATCCCGATGGCAGTACGGAGACTTTGCAAGTCTGTTCTCAACCAATAGTTTGTA CTCAACCACCTGGTATACCGGAGATCTGTAAAAAGTCGCTCACCTCCTGTCCGTGCACCGGTGGATTAGAACTGTTCATACTTGGAAAGAACTTTCTGAAGGATACTCGTGTAGTGTTTCAATTAGACAATGACGATCTGTCGAGTAGTTTAGAACCGCACTGGGAGTGCGCCGTTTTGCCCGACAAGGAATTCTTGCAGCAAACGCATCTGGTATGCGTGGTGCCTGCATACAGGCGACAAGATCTTGCGCCTTCGGAAACGGTCAGCGTTAAACTGTACGCCGTGTCGTCCGGCAAAACTAGCGAGCCTCACACGTTTCTTTACACCGCCGCTTCTGCACCGCCAGAGCCGTCGGTGGGCAAGATAGAACCCATCACGCCGCCATTGGCCAACACAAACGGTGATACCGCGCTGGCAACGTCCCCTGCAGCAGCCGTATCTCTCACCACGGGTGTATCGTCGAACA CTCTGATCACGCAAGCAGCCGCGGGAACGCCGAACTTCTTGACAACGATACAGCCACAACAATCAGCCTCCCAAACGACGGAGGCTCTGAAGAGCGACCCCAGTCCTCCGCCAGTTACGGCATCGTCTCAGGTGACACCAGTTCTGATGTGGGCTGCTCAAAgtccaaattgccaaaattcgCCGCCTGACGTGATGATGCCGCCTCCAGCCATGGTAGCGAATCCCCTTCTAAACCGCAGGTCGTCTTCGAATCTTCAATTAATCCTGCCCGATAATTTGAAGACCGAGGTACTAGATGAGAACAGCGAAAACAGTATGATTAGCGAGAACAGTATGCAGAGTATACCTACACCTACTGCGAACGGCTCGACGGGTACGAGCCCGTTGCAGCAGCTCGTTAACGAAAACTCCAGAGACACGCCTCAAACGAACATGATCAGATCGGTGCCGGTTGCGGCAAACAGTTCACCCGTACAGGAGGCAGTAAATCTGCTCGGCGTAGTCGATTTGATGCGGAATCAACACCCATTATCGATGGTGTCCACGCACCAGAACACCTTCGGAG GCAGCCCTAACGGAACTCTTCAGGGTGGCGGTGTCGTAGATCTCCGCATGAAACACCACCAGTCGGAATTCGGCACTCTATCGAATTTCACCGGTCCACCGAATGGACAGTTACCTGCACAGAGTGGACATAGCGTAGAAAAATACCTGAACCACATCGAGTCCAACGTGAAAGAGGCTGAAAGCCAGGAGAATGGTTTCGTGGGTGCCATACAGCAACGAGCTTCCATAATCGCTACGGGACGACAACCTCAACAAGCACAAGCTTCCAACATTTTAGCGGCTCCCACTCAAGGTGTGAAGCTGGATACCCTCGTTAATTCAGGGACGGAATCTCATCAGTTGGTGTCACCGCTTCGCACCGTCAACCCCAACAGTAGCGCCATGATGAGTCATGTGTCCGCGGTAACCGACCACGAGACGATCACGAGTCCCCAACAGAGCAGAAATAGCCCGCCGATTCCCGTGAAAACGATGCTCCTCGAAGCGTTGATGCCTCCTCAAAGCGTTCAACCTTTGACAGGGAGTAGCGGCACCACCGTGTCCTCTCCGGCTTCTGTTGTCCAAGAGCCGACCAACGGCGACAGCTTACTCACGACTATTAACGCTGCTCTATTGCCCTCAATGCAGGAGCCAGTCGTGACTACGAACGGTACGTCGAATCCTAGTGTTACTGTACCGAACCATAATCAGATGCAAGTTACGGACGAGACTATGTCGACAGCAGCGGAGCATATTCCGCAAATTCAGGGTCTTATTCAGCAAGAAGTTGTAGCGATGCAGCAGGCGCAGCAAGTGGAGCAAGTGGTGGCGCAGGCACAGCAGCAAGTCGAACAGGTTGTCGCTCAGGCGCAACAGCAGGCTGTCCAGGCCGTGCAGCAGGCGCAGCAACAGGTTGTCCAGCACGTAGTGCAGCACGCGCAAGTTGTCCAGCAGGCTGTACAGCAAGTGCAAGCGGTGCAGCAGGTTCAGGCTGTGCCAGCCGTTCAGCAAGCGGTGCAACAGGCTACGCAGGAAGTGGTCCAGCAGGCAGTGCAGCAGGCGACCCAAGAAGTGGTGCAGCAGGTGCAAGCGGTGCAGCAAGCGGTGCAACAAGCGCAGGCAGCTCAGGCGATGCAACAAGCGGTGCAGCAAGATATAGGGTCCATGTTGAATCAACCGGCGGGTTTCGTAGCCGAAGCCAGCTCCGCCCTCGCAAGCGGAGCGGCGCAGGAACCGTCGCAACAGAGATTGACTACTGCTGCGGAGCAGGCGATTAATAACGTAATCACTAACGCTACTCAGGACATCATTAACAATCGACCAATCACCACGACAACCGCCCATGCCATCATCGCAACGAAAAATATATTGAACAGTGTAGCTACTCAGAGCGCGCAGCTTATGAACAGCGCTATGGAGGGCATCCTACCGAAATCTCCGCCGGGTCAGAATAATATCGTCGAACAAGTCGCGAGCAAGTCACCGCCCGTTGCCTTACCCGTCACGCCCAACAGGCAAAACGTGAACCCACCCATTACTAATACGGCTAACAGTTCTACCGGAACGACGGTCAGAAAACAAGAAGATGGGATGTTGCCCCAAGAGCTTACATCGATGTCAGAACATGATCTGTTGAGCTACATAAATCCAAGCTGTTTCGATCCTCAGAATGGATTTCTTATGTAG
- the NFAT gene encoding nuclear factor of activated T cells 3 isoform X5, producing MLLKGRLSEKKNRRHHGKNTKATAGNNAGERSSAVTGSVQRSTVASSNRAHSASRRINHQRQQQQQPPQQQQQQQQQQPQQPAQQQSQSQQPRIPVGSLRNPDEHGSRASSAQDVCDNSNDSGLGFEDRQQHLTNATAWNGAGEEDSKRRKMDIKLESEDANFAFPEVAHSASSDGKTTNRNSSNGIAVLATISGNRTGNGNSGRVVEVSRSRPGLGVLTKRSSATHQGPVTLTSQLCSASADGKVQLQIICQPEQQHRARYQTEGSRGAVKDRTGNGFPIVRLVGYDKPTTLQVFIGTDLGRVAPHMFYQACRVSGKNSTPCIERKIDGTIVIEVDMDPTKDMMVTCDCVGILKERNVDVEHRFPQEAGVLQGRSKKKSTRCRMVFRTTIAHPDGSTETLQVCSQPIVCTQPPGIPEICKKSLTSCPCTGGLELFILGKNFLKDTRVVFQLDNDDLSSSLEPHWECAVLPDKEFLQQTHLVCVVPAYRRQDLAPSETVSVKLYAVSSGKTSEPHTFLYTAASAPPEPSVGKIEPITPPLANTNGDTALATSPAAAVSLTTGVSSNTLITQAAAGTPNFLTTIQPQQSASQTTEALKSDPSPPPVTASSQVTPVLMWAAQSPNCQNSPPDVMMPPPAMVANPLLNRRSSSNLQLILPDNLKTEVLDENSENSMISENSMQSIPTPTANGSTGTSPLQQLVNENSRDTPQTNMIRSVPVAANSSPVQEAVNLLGVVDLMRNQHPLSMVSTHQNTFGGMHDSSQVKVLSPHHINKDTNSMLPTEGSPNGTLQGGGVVDLRMKHHQSEFGTLSNFTGPPNGQLPAQSGHSVEKYLNHIESNVKEAESQENGFVGAIQQRASIIATGRQPQQAQASNILAAPTQGVKLDTLVNSGTESHQLVSPLRTVNPNSSAMMSHVSAVTDHETITSPQQSRNSPPIPVKTMLLEALMPPQSVQPLTGSSGTTVSSPASVVQEPTNGDSLLTTINAALLPSMQEPVVTTNGTSNPSVTVPNHNQMQVTDETMSTAAEHIPQIQGLIQQEVVAMQQAQQVEQVVAQAQQQVEQVVAQAQQQAVQAVQQAQQQVVQHVVQHAQVVQQAVQQVQAVQQVQAVPAVQQAVQQATQEVVQQAVQQATQEVVQQVQAVQQAVQQAQAAQAMQQAVQQDIGSMLNQPAGFVAEASSALASGAAQEPSQQRLTTAAEQAINNVITNATQDIINNRPITTTTAHAIIATKNILNSVATQSAQLMNSAMEGILPKSPPGQNNIVEQVASKSPPVALPVTPNRQNVNPPITNTANSSTGTTVRKQEDGMLPQELTSMSEHDLLSYINPSCFDPQNGFLM from the exons GTAACAATGCTGGAGAAAGATCGTCCGCGGTAACAGGTTCGGTTCAAAGGAGCACCGTCGCGTCAAGTAACCGCGCGCATTCCGCCTCTAGGAGGATCAACCATCAAcgtcagcaacagcaacaaccaccgcaacagcaacagcaacagcaacagcaacagccacAGCAACCAGCACAACAACAGTCGCAATCACAGCAGCCTAGAATACCAGTGGGATCCTTAAGGAACCCGGATGAACACGGATCGAGAGCCAGCTCGGCACAGGACGTTTGCGATAACTCGAACGATTCTGGGCTCGGCTTTGAGGATCGTCAGCAACACCTCACGAACGCAACC GCTTGGAACGGCGCCGGCGAGGAAGACTCCAAGAGAAGAAAAATGGACATCAAGCTCGAGTCCGAGGATGCGAATTTCGCCTTCCCCGAAGTAGCACATTCGGCGAGTTCCGACGGTAAAACGACCAACAGAAATAGCTCGAATGGAATCGCCGTGTTGGCCACTATCTCCGGAAACAGGACAGGGAACGGAAACTCCGGAAGGGTCGTTGAAGTATCCAGATCTCGTCCGGGATTGGGCGTTCTCACGAAGAGGTCGTCGGCTACTCATCAAGGACCTGTCACCCTCACCTCTCAACTGT gTAGTGCTTCCGCAGATGGAAAGGTGCAATTGCAGATAATCTGTCAGCCCGAGCAGCAGCATCGGGCTCGTTACCAAACCGAAGGCTCTCGAGGAGCAGTGAAAGATCGAACCGGGAACGGGTTTCCCATCGTTCGTCTGGTCGGTTATGACAAACCGACCACTCTTCAAGTTTTCATCGGTACAGATCTGGGTCGTGTCGCACCTCACATGTTCTATCAAGCTTGTCGAGTAAGCGGTAAAAACTCGACGCCATGCATCGAGCGTAAAATCGACGGTACCATCGTGATCGAGGTGGACATGGATCCGACGAAGGATATGATGGTCACTTGCGATTGCGTCGGTATCTTGAAGGAACGTAACGTGGACGTAGAGCACAGATTTCCACAGGAAGCCGGTGTGCTACAGGGTCGCAGTAAAAAAAAGTCGACCCGTTGTCGCATGGTTTTCCGCACGACCATCGCTCATCCCGATGGCAGTACGGAGACTTTGCAAGTCTGTTCTCAACCAATAGTTTGTA CTCAACCACCTGGTATACCGGAGATCTGTAAAAAGTCGCTCACCTCCTGTCCGTGCACCGGTGGATTAGAACTGTTCATACTTGGAAAGAACTTTCTGAAGGATACTCGTGTAGTGTTTCAATTAGACAATGACGATCTGTCGAGTAGTTTAGAACCGCACTGGGAGTGCGCCGTTTTGCCCGACAAGGAATTCTTGCAGCAAACGCATCTGGTATGCGTGGTGCCTGCATACAGGCGACAAGATCTTGCGCCTTCGGAAACGGTCAGCGTTAAACTGTACGCCGTGTCGTCCGGCAAAACTAGCGAGCCTCACACGTTTCTTTACACCGCCGCTTCTGCACCGCCAGAGCCGTCGGTGGGCAAGATAGAACCCATCACGCCGCCATTGGCCAACACAAACGGTGATACCGCGCTGGCAACGTCCCCTGCAGCAGCCGTATCTCTCACCACGGGTGTATCGTCGAACA CTCTGATCACGCAAGCAGCCGCGGGAACGCCGAACTTCTTGACAACGATACAGCCACAACAATCAGCCTCCCAAACGACGGAGGCTCTGAAGAGCGACCCCAGTCCTCCGCCAGTTACGGCATCGTCTCAGGTGACACCAGTTCTGATGTGGGCTGCTCAAAgtccaaattgccaaaattcgCCGCCTGACGTGATGATGCCGCCTCCAGCCATGGTAGCGAATCCCCTTCTAAACCGCAGGTCGTCTTCGAATCTTCAATTAATCCTGCCCGATAATTTGAAGACCGAGGTACTAGATGAGAACAGCGAAAACAGTATGATTAGCGAGAACAGTATGCAGAGTATACCTACACCTACTGCGAACGGCTCGACGGGTACGAGCCCGTTGCAGCAGCTCGTTAACGAAAACTCCAGAGACACGCCTCAAACGAACATGATCAGATCGGTGCCGGTTGCGGCAAACAGTTCACCCGTACAGGAGGCAGTAAATCTGCTCGGCGTAGTCGATTTGATGCGGAATCAACACCCATTATCGATGGTGTCCACGCACCAGAACACCTTCGGAGGTATGCACGACTCGTCTCAAGTCAAAGTTCTAAGTCCTCATCATATCAACAAAGACACTAATTCGATGTTGCCGACAGAAGGCAGCCCTAACGGAACTCTTCAGGGTGGCGGTGTCGTAGATCTCCGCATGAAACACCACCAGTCGGAATTCGGCACTCTATCGAATTTCACCGGTCCACCGAATGGACAGTTACCTGCACAGAGTGGACATAGCGTAGAAAAATACCTGAACCACATCGAGTCCAACGTGAAAGAGGCTGAAAGCCAGGAGAATGGTTTCGTGGGTGCCATACAGCAACGAGCTTCCATAATCGCTACGGGACGACAACCTCAACAAGCACAAGCTTCCAACATTTTAGCGGCTCCCACTCAAGGTGTGAAGCTGGATACCCTCGTTAATTCAGGGACGGAATCTCATCAGTTGGTGTCACCGCTTCGCACCGTCAACCCCAACAGTAGCGCCATGATGAGTCATGTGTCCGCGGTAACCGACCACGAGACGATCACGAGTCCCCAACAGAGCAGAAATAGCCCGCCGATTCCCGTGAAAACGATGCTCCTCGAAGCGTTGATGCCTCCTCAAAGCGTTCAACCTTTGACAGGGAGTAGCGGCACCACCGTGTCCTCTCCGGCTTCTGTTGTCCAAGAGCCGACCAACGGCGACAGCTTACTCACGACTATTAACGCTGCTCTATTGCCCTCAATGCAGGAGCCAGTCGTGACTACGAACGGTACGTCGAATCCTAGTGTTACTGTACCGAACCATAATCAGATGCAAGTTACGGACGAGACTATGTCGACAGCAGCGGAGCATATTCCGCAAATTCAGGGTCTTATTCAGCAAGAAGTTGTAGCGATGCAGCAGGCGCAGCAAGTGGAGCAAGTGGTGGCGCAGGCACAGCAGCAAGTCGAACAGGTTGTCGCTCAGGCGCAACAGCAGGCTGTCCAGGCCGTGCAGCAGGCGCAGCAACAGGTTGTCCAGCACGTAGTGCAGCACGCGCAAGTTGTCCAGCAGGCTGTACAGCAAGTGCAAGCGGTGCAGCAGGTTCAGGCTGTGCCAGCCGTTCAGCAAGCGGTGCAACAGGCTACGCAGGAAGTGGTCCAGCAGGCAGTGCAGCAGGCGACCCAAGAAGTGGTGCAGCAGGTGCAAGCGGTGCAGCAAGCGGTGCAACAAGCGCAGGCAGCTCAGGCGATGCAACAAGCGGTGCAGCAAGATATAGGGTCCATGTTGAATCAACCGGCGGGTTTCGTAGCCGAAGCCAGCTCCGCCCTCGCAAGCGGAGCGGCGCAGGAACCGTCGCAACAGAGATTGACTACTGCTGCGGAGCAGGCGATTAATAACGTAATCACTAACGCTACTCAGGACATCATTAACAATCGACCAATCACCACGACAACCGCCCATGCCATCATCGCAACGAAAAATATATTGAACAGTGTAGCTACTCAGAGCGCGCAGCTTATGAACAGCGCTATGGAGGGCATCCTACCGAAATCTCCGCCGGGTCAGAATAATATCGTCGAACAAGTCGCGAGCAAGTCACCGCCCGTTGCCTTACCCGTCACGCCCAACAGGCAAAACGTGAACCCACCCATTACTAATACGGCTAACAGTTCTACCGGAACGACGGTCAGAAAACAAGAAGATGGGATGTTGCCCCAAGAGCTTACATCGATGTCAGAACATGATCTGTTGAGCTACATAAATCCAAGCTGTTTCGATCCTCAGAATGGATTTCTTATGTAG